A section of the Citrus sinensis cultivar Valencia sweet orange chromosome 8, DVS_A1.0, whole genome shotgun sequence genome encodes:
- the LOC102620592 gene encoding uncharacterized protein LOC102620592 produces MASLVGQLPFALENANGYKVWEDPSFIKWRKRDPHVTLRCHDSVEGSLKYWYERNKVDISVSNSAVWDDDAVHEALTSAAFWTNGLPFVKSLSGHWKFFLASSPPDVPLNFHKSSFQDSKWEAIPVPSNWQMHGFDRPIYTNVVYPFPLDPPNVPAENPTGCYRTYFHIPKEWQGRRIFLHFEAVDSAFCAWINGVPVGYSQDSRLPAEFEISDYCYPHGSDKKNVLAVQVFRWSDGSYLEDQDHWWLSGIHRDVLLLAKPQVFIADYFFKSNLAEDFSLADIQVGVEIDCSPEISKDSILANFVIEAGLYDTGNWYNCDGCIDLLSSKVANIQLNPSTASVEFPGYTLVGKLEMPRLWSAEQPNLYTLVVILKHASGPVVDCESCLVGIRQVSKAPKQLLVNGNPVVIRGVNRHEHHPRVGKTNIESCMVKDLVLMKQNNINAVRNSHYPQHPRWYELCDLFGLYMIDEANIETHGFNFSEHFKHPTMEPSWAAAMMDRVIGMVERDKNHASIICWSLGNEAGHGPNHSAAAGWIRGKDPSRLLHYEGGGSRTPSTDIVCPMYMRVWDIVMIAKDPTETRPLILCEYSHAMGNSNGNIHEYWEAIDSTFGLQGGFIWDWVDQGLLRELADGTKHWAYGGDFGDTPNDLNFCLNGLLWPDRTPHPALHEVKYVYQAINVSLKKGTLKISNTNFFETTQGLEFSWVAHGDGYKLGFGIISLPLIKPHSNYEIELKSSPWYSQWNSCSAEEIFLTVTAKLMNSTRWAEAGHVISTAQVQLPSKRERLPHVIRTGDAIILQENLGNTIQLSHQNSWEIKFDIQTGAVESWKVEGVSVMKRGIFPCFWRAPTDNDKGGGESSYYSRWRAAGIDSLVFLTKSCSIQNVTDYFVKIRVVYDGTPRVDMSSLTKLEKAKALFEIVIDYTIYGSGNVIVECNFKPNTSDLPPLPRVGVEFHLEQSMDKIKFYGRGPFECYPDRKAAAHVDVYEQIVGDMHVPYIVPGECAARADVRWVTFQNKEGIGIYASMYSSSPPMQLNASYYTTTELDRATHNEQLVKEDKIEVHLDHKHMGLGGDDSWTPCVHDKYLVPAVAYSFSIRLSPLTAATSGYGIYKSQMQN; encoded by the exons ATGGCTTCTCTAGTCGGACAACTTCCGTTTGCTTTAGAAAATGCAAATGGGTATAAAGTTTGGGAAGATCCGTCCTTCATCAAGTGGAGAAAAAGGGACCCTCATGTTACTTTGCGTTGCCATGACTCTGTCGAAG GTTCTCTTAAATATTGGTATGAACGCAATAAAGTGGATATTTCAGTGTCCAATTCTGCTGTTTGGGATGATGATGCTGTTCATGAAGCTCTCACTAGTGCTGCCTTTTGGACAAATGGCTTGCCTTTTGTCAAGTCTTTATCTGGTCACTGGAAATTTTTCTTGGCTTCAAGTCCTCCCGATGTTCCtctgaattttcataaaagttcATTTCAGGATTCCAAGTGGGAAGCTATACCCG TTCCTTCAAATTGGCAGATGCATGGCTTCGATCGCCCAATTTATACAAATGTTGTATATCCATTTCCACTTGATCCCCCTAATGTCCCTGCAGAAAATCCTACAGGCTGTTACAGGACATACTTTCACATTCCTAAAGAGTGGCAAG GTCGCAGAATTTTCCTGCACTTTGAAGCTGTTGACTCTGCTTTCTGTGCTTGGATTAATGGGGTTCCTGTGGGATATAG TCAGGATAGTAGGCTACCAGCGGAGTTTGAAATTTCAGATTACTGTTATCCTCATGGTTCAGACAAGAAGAATGTTCTAGCAGTTCAAGTTTTTAGATGGAGTGATGGTTCTTACCTTGAAGATCAAGATCATTGGTGGCTATCTGGTATTCACCGTGACGTGCTTCTTCTAGCTAAACCACAG GTATTTATTGCAGACTACTTCTTTAAATCAAATCTGGCAGAGGATTTTTCTCTTGCGGATATACAG GTTGGAGTGGAAATAGATTGCTCCCCAGAAATCTCTAAAGACAGTATCCTTGCCAACTTTGTCATTGAAGCTGGATTATATGATACTGGAAACTGGTATAACTGTGATGGATGCATTGATCTACTTTCATCTAAGGTGGCTAACATACAGCTCAACCCCTCTACTGCAAGTGTCGAATTTCCTGGTTACACGCTTGTGGGAAAACTGGAAATGCCCAGGCTATGGTCTGCGGAGCAA CCAAATTTGTACACGCTAGTTGTCATCCTAAAACATGCATCTGGCCCTGTCGTTGACTGTGAATCATGTCTTGTTGGCATACGACAAGTATCAAAAGCCCCAAAACAACTACTTGTTAATGGCAATCCAGTGGTCATAAGAGGTGTGAATAGGCATGAGCATCATCCTCGTGTTGGAAAGACAAACATTGAATCCTGCATGGTTAAG GATTTGGTTCTTATGAAGCAAAACAACATCAATGCTGTGAGAAACAGTCATTATCCCCAGCATCCCCGTTGGTACGAGTTGTGCGATTTGTTTGGATTGTACATGATAGATGAAGCCAATATTGAGACACATGGTTTCAATTTTTCGGAACATTTCAAGCATCCTACTATGGAACCAAGTTGGGCTGCTGCAATGATGGATCGTGTAATAGGCATGGTGGAGAGGGACAAAAATCATGCAAGCATTATTTGTTGGTCCTTAGGAAATGAGGCTGGACACGGCCCTAATCATTCCGCTGCTGCTG GTTGGATACGAGGAAAGGATCCCTCGCGGCTACTGCACTATGAAGGAGGTGGATCTAGAACTCCGTCTACTGATATTGTGTGCCCGATGTATATGCGTGTTTGGGACATAGTGATGATTGCAAAAGATCCAACTGAAACTCGTCCTTTGATATTGTGCGA GTATTCGCATGCAATGGGCAACAGTAATGGGAATATCCATGAATATTGGGAAGCCATTGATAGCACATTTGGTCTCCAAGGAGGCTTTATCTGGGATTGGGTTGACCAG GGGCTATTGAGAGAGCTTGCTGATGGTACTAAACACTGGGCTTATGGAGGTGACTTCGGAGATACCCCCAATGACTTGAACTTTTGTTTGAACGGCCTTCTTTGGCCAGATCGAACTCCGCATCCTGCATTACATG AAGTTAAATATGTTTATCAAGCAATCAATGTTTCCTTAAAGAAAGGCACTCTTAAG ATATCCAacactaatttttttgaaacaacacAAGGGCTAGAGTTTAGCTGGGTTGCTCACGGGGATGGTTACAAGCTTGGATTTGGAATTATATCTCTTCCACTGATAAAACCCCATAGCAATTATGAAATAGAATTGAAATCAAGTCCCTGGTATTCTCAATGGAATTCATGTTCTGctgaagaaatatttttgacGGTAACTGCTAAACTTATGAATTCTACACGTTGGGCTGAAGCTGGTCATGTTATTTCAACTGCTCAAGTCCAGTTACCTTCTAAAAGAGAGAGACTTCCTCAT GTCATTAGAACTGGAGATGCTATTATTCTCCAGGAAAATCTTGGTAATACGATTCAACTGAGTCACCAGAATAGTTGGGAGATTAAATTTGACATTCAGACTGGAGCTGTTGAGAGCTGGAAG GTTGAGGGAGTTTCTGTGATGAAAAGAGGCATATTCCCATGCTTCTGGAGAGCACCTACTGATAATGACAAAGGGGGAGGGGAAAGTAGTTATTACTCCAGGTGGAGAGCTGCAGGTATTGATAGCCTTGTTTTTCTTACAAAGAGTTGTTCTATTCAGAATGTTACAGactattttgtgaaaatacgAGTGGTTTATGATGGGACGCCAAGGGTTGACATGAGTTCCTTAACCAAATTGGAAAAGGCAAAagctttatttgaaattgttaTAGATTACACAATCTATGGTTCTGGAAATGTCATTGTGGAATGCAACTTCAAACCAAATACTTCTGATCTTCCACCTTTACCACGCGTTGGAGTTgagttccatttggaacaatcaATGGACAAGATTAAGTTTTACGGAAGAGGACCATTTGAATGTTATCCAGATAGAAAAGCGGCAGCCCATGTTGATGTCTATGAGCAGATAGTTGGGGACATGCATGTGCCTTACATTGTTCCTGGAGAATGTGCAGCTAGGGCAGATGTTAGATGGGTGACATTCCAAAACAAGGAGGGAATTGGAATTTATGCTTCAATGTACAGCAGCTCTCCACCCATGCAGTTGAATGCAAGTTACTACACCACCACAGAACTTGACAGGGCAACGCACAATGAGCAACTTGTAAAAGAAGACAAGATTGAG GTGCATCTTGACCACAAACATATGGGTCTGGGTGGCGATGATAGCTGGACACCTTGTGTCCATGATAAGTATCTCGTTCCTGCTGTAGCGTATTCCTTCTCTATCAGATTGTCACCACTAACTGCAGCCACCTCTGGCTATGGCATCTATAAATCCCAGATGCAAAACTGA